A genomic stretch from Kovacikia minuta CCNUW1 includes:
- a CDS encoding C40 family peptidase codes for MAPETSLPDVIDGIAWERGMHLQGTVQDNLSDVEVAYAIERASDGEAISQHSFTVTGSPNGTTFDQVIDELAANNSVLQEEEVYNLILTSTDIAGNSQRTRFQFFVPGDRRVEDDDQWTEGGSTGPFSDPPKTVDPDGDDVQTWGKVGKDGNWGYYSGGGSGGGGGWTPGYNGGPLTPEGKEGNKGPTGSGYEFEYVESIDQILTVAVDSISTHPTTINEKAALNNRKNILLGIGERLATLITPEGFKQASDQALINRMELVMQGLFVDAFDSQGVKAGVYEGFEHWAGAWLAQELIGDALNSTSPTSVRVQVFQATLLDVVTEATPGVTDLAEQQALATAVMQLAQTYAWLNPNPEATVPVEDEVFGFLDRLWRLQVPDANGQFKDSEEIAAALQKGVSELGQLLDGVNDPVKAIQFLSNLVQAASNVTSLKGDMKNATFLRELIEFGVEYTKMNPDDTPSSNDDALNTFLNRFWRGEDQSLGQGGLSALFKGVETHDGRIDLLNFQGKMFEAIKMVPDLETDRKSPSYLANVVAVTGYYAASKLNLDQGFIYEENDFLKSLWQAQNQNDIVASANRLKAFITGNEVSPLPDLNVSGITDILPLNLEEFSSEIDKLGTLEKTKSLGSALASKEVAKVLSEISRFSTTNRQVILQSEPLMNKIRAFSDESSITITAALLKGSLNWVPVGAATDFYKHFVEQRRVDSLPSSSSMNCWEFALYAGYLSGRITPEEIRNFYTFPPPGGFSESEIWKRLGWRENLPDYKEEELGRIGKSSAVPRVGDLIFFTPLESKFLGLGGKSSRSLPGHVGISMGGNSIINLIGSDSNPLTTDPARIDKIIDLYRRPDGGGFVQVGIPITQLSGFR; via the coding sequence ATGGCACCAGAGACATCTTTGCCCGATGTGATTGATGGGATTGCCTGGGAACGGGGGATGCATTTGCAGGGCACGGTGCAGGATAACTTGAGTGATGTGGAGGTGGCTTACGCGATCGAACGAGCAAGTGATGGGGAAGCGATCTCACAGCATTCCTTTACCGTCACAGGTTCACCCAATGGCACCACTTTTGACCAGGTGATAGACGAACTGGCAGCGAACAATTCTGTCCTACAAGAAGAGGAAGTCTATAACCTGATCTTGACCAGTACGGATATCGCAGGGAATTCCCAGCGCACCCGCTTCCAGTTCTTTGTCCCAGGCGACAGACGGGTGGAAGATGATGACCAATGGACGGAAGGGGGCAGTACAGGTCCGTTCAGCGATCCACCCAAAACGGTTGACCCAGATGGCGATGACGTGCAGACCTGGGGCAAAGTTGGTAAGGATGGTAACTGGGGTTACTACAGTGGGGGTGGTTCTGGTGGCGGAGGTGGATGGACTCCTGGATATAATGGCGGGCCCCTAACTCCAGAGGGTAAAGAGGGGAATAAAGGCCCAACGGGCAGCGGCTATGAGTTTGAATACGTTGAGAGCATCGACCAGATTCTAACCGTGGCGGTGGATTCCATTAGTACCCATCCCACGACCATCAATGAGAAAGCAGCCCTGAATAATCGGAAAAATATCCTGCTGGGAATTGGGGAACGGTTAGCAACACTGATTACGCCCGAAGGATTCAAACAAGCCAGTGACCAGGCATTAATCAACCGGATGGAATTAGTGATGCAAGGGCTGTTTGTGGATGCGTTTGACTCGCAAGGGGTTAAGGCAGGGGTGTATGAAGGATTTGAGCATTGGGCAGGGGCATGGTTGGCACAGGAACTGATTGGAGATGCCCTCAATTCGACAAGTCCCACCTCCGTTAGGGTGCAGGTATTTCAAGCAACCCTGTTAGATGTAGTAACTGAGGCAACCCCTGGAGTCACTGACTTAGCAGAACAACAGGCATTGGCAACCGCAGTCATGCAGTTGGCACAAACCTATGCCTGGTTGAATCCCAACCCGGAAGCGACAGTGCCAGTGGAGGATGAGGTATTTGGCTTCCTGGATCGGCTGTGGCGGCTGCAAGTGCCCGATGCGAATGGGCAGTTTAAGGATAGTGAGGAGATTGCAGCAGCGCTTCAGAAAGGCGTGAGTGAGTTGGGGCAATTGCTCGATGGGGTGAATGACCCAGTGAAGGCGATTCAATTCCTCAGTAATCTCGTTCAAGCAGCAAGTAATGTCACGAGCCTCAAAGGAGACATGAAGAATGCGACGTTTCTACGGGAATTAATAGAGTTTGGGGTGGAATATACCAAAATGAATCCAGACGACACACCTAGTTCTAACGACGACGCACTTAATACTTTTCTTAATAGGTTCTGGCGTGGAGAAGACCAAAGCTTGGGACAGGGTGGACTGAGTGCTTTATTCAAGGGAGTTGAGACACACGATGGACGAATAGATCTGCTGAATTTTCAAGGCAAAATGTTTGAAGCAATCAAAATGGTGCCAGATCTAGAAACAGATCGAAAAAGTCCATCTTACCTTGCTAATGTAGTCGCTGTAACTGGCTACTATGCTGCTTCGAAGCTCAACTTGGATCAAGGATTTATTTATGAGGAGAACGATTTCTTGAAGAGCTTATGGCAAGCACAGAATCAAAATGACATAGTGGCTTCTGCTAACAGGCTTAAAGCTTTTATCACTGGCAATGAAGTTTCTCCTCTCCCAGACCTCAATGTTTCTGGCATTACGGATATTCTCCCTCTTAACTTAGAAGAATTCTCTAGTGAAATCGATAAGCTTGGAACACTAGAGAAAACTAAATCCTTGGGCAGTGCATTAGCCTCAAAAGAAGTTGCTAAGGTTCTATCTGAAATCAGCAGATTTTCGACGACAAATCGACAAGTTATTCTTCAATCTGAACCTTTGATGAATAAGATTAGAGCTTTTAGTGATGAATCTTCTATCACAATTACAGCAGCATTACTCAAAGGATCATTGAATTGGGTTCCTGTTGGTGCTGCTACCGATTTTTATAAGCATTTTGTAGAGCAGAGAAGAGTAGATTCATTGCCATCAAGCAGTAGTATGAACTGTTGGGAATTTGCTCTATATGCGGGTTATCTCTCTGGAAGAATCACCCCAGAAGAAATTAGAAACTTTTATACTTTTCCCCCACCAGGGGGATTCAGTGAAAGCGAGATTTGGAAGAGATTGGGATGGAGAGAAAACCTGCCTGACTATAAGGAGGAAGAACTTGGCAGAATAGGCAAGAGCAGTGCAGTACCAAGAGTAGGGGATCTCATATTCTTTACTCCACTTGAATCTAAATTTTTAGGGCTTGGAGGAAAGTCTTCAAGATCGCTTCCGGGGCACGTAGGAATTTCTATGGGTGGAAATTCTATCATAAACTTGATTGGTAGTGATTCTAATCCCCTCACAACTGATCCTGCAAGAATTGATAAGATTATCGATCTTTATAGGCGTCCAGATGGAGGAGGTTTCGTGCAGGTTGGCATACCTATTACACAACTATCTGGATTCAGGTAG
- a CDS encoding Ig-like domain-containing protein has translation MAVTTGVRFRLSGLSGDANLQLLDSSSVLQSSSNPDSTAEMVTAHLSAGTYYVRVYASGADVNTSYGLSVVIDTIAPVVTAHLENDTVLVYNTAPVAGADWITSIATIIGSVSETHLISSFQAGFENKTIANYVNVLPQMQADGSFSLSRSLLDTIYGGSLPEGVHTLTLLAQDEFGNLSTPFSLTFTLDTIAPTVPTIALIPESDSGSSHQDRVTKVNNPMIRGVAEAGSLVIIYRDYGTDNAGRAAVYANSNGIWQAGYADLTDGVHTFKVEAGDVAGNISAVSDTLSVTIDTVAPTLTISSLSNNATLMNNARLVGSANGTGSVIDSVSYYFDTLATGQSPISVTVQADGGFDVAIDFTGISNGAHTLTVKAIDLAGNEITLPPYSITVNRDLDAPIILAELVNDTSLYGYTNTDGITSDPTVSGTVTNVDQVTVLRAGFGNIQTANFIDITAQLQADGSFTLNQAQLEAIYGGTLSQGAHTLHLQAEDEQGNLSELFDLTFNLDTQAPIAPVNLSWTAVGTTAVKISGSAEAGALVELYEGTDLIAETYADATGNWRVTTSQLRNGTHSLSATATDLAGNTSPASTATSLSINTLVPAMPQGVRLMAATDSGLSSSDGITSDATPTVMGTAEAGATVRLLRGQQLLGQTIADANGEWSVEITSALPAGNNLLSAIAHNANGDSQAATLMVTVDATAPTAQIKTLAADSNNPVVLENGATLTMGTRLVGAIDGTLSAVASLRYQLGNLPEVTVPVAENGLFLRSLDFGGLSGVQTLTITSTDVAGNETSQSYSVTLNTTGTGVNLNPVLLAQLTQNTGNATDEWTYLPGISGVVSAPSPITGLQATFDQTANATFQDVTEFLHPDGTFTLSEAALAALTEDGLADGTYTLRLKLLTADNQMAEKSVLFKLDRSAPETSLPDVIDGIAWERGMHLQGTVQDNLNDVEVVYAIERTSDGQSIAQHSFTVAGSTSGTAFDQVISELAANNSVLQDEEVYNLIVTSTDVAGNSQRTRFQFFVPGDRRVTDDDQWTEDDDGDPMTPIKDRRPTDPNVQPTPANVNTWGYVGGGGNWGYYGGGGSGGGWTPGYDGGLNPGDKDGQKGPTGSGYEYEYAESINAIVHQAVDFISTSPETIHKKGALDNRQNILLEIGRRLNDLIQADEDFTNDQALIEWMRPAMEGLFADAYDPTGATAGVFDSFVPWGGAWLAQGLVQDPLSVREQVFQATLLEVVTEVFNAKQIAVTQTQQGALTTAVMELAKTYAWLNPNPEATVPPEDEAFGFLDLLWRLQIPDANGQFKGSGDIAAALQKGVSQLGQLLDGVEDPVRAIQFINNLMQAAAKVPSLKNDLKDARLLRELMEFGFEFVKSNPTVNQSATDAAVQGFLDRLWRGDAQQVKQAQSGLSAFFSGMDTGAERIKGLDFAVNLLDAAELLQGEGLERQKHDPVFLDALMGLGGAYTALNPYAAAGVENTGLFLNTLWQSQSIQKGTQEIAQFFENFSDPDSRTALLQFERNLLTAFHQPLELQEQMRDASFVSQVINFGSDYSGLRALEAIPEVNEDRYPFVYALLHADDEPLREIANVLAETAVRALSAAGWRFCFFLFSGQLLEQTVRVSRSCFGDNRNVFQCFDATFNLLKTLLEFRRCLRDFDDGNPSHKISPNDPTLLKIDQLIKRLSDWVQHR, from the coding sequence CTGGCTGTAACCACAGGGGTCAGGTTTCGCCTGAGTGGACTCAGTGGAGATGCCAATCTGCAACTGCTGGATAGTAGCAGCGTTTTGCAAAGTTCCAGCAACCCAGACAGTACTGCGGAGATGGTCACAGCTCACTTGAGTGCGGGCACCTACTATGTGCGGGTCTATGCCAGTGGCGCAGATGTCAATACCAGCTATGGGCTGTCTGTGGTCATCGATACGATCGCCCCAGTCGTAACGGCTCACCTGGAGAACGATACCGTTTTGGTCTACAACACCGCTCCCGTTGCTGGGGCTGATTGGATTACGTCGATCGCGACGATTATTGGTTCTGTCAGCGAGACCCATTTAATCAGTAGTTTTCAGGCTGGATTTGAGAACAAGACGATCGCGAATTATGTGAATGTATTGCCTCAGATGCAGGCAGATGGCAGCTTCTCCTTGAGCCGCAGTCTGTTGGACACGATTTATGGCGGTTCACTGCCAGAGGGCGTTCATACCCTGACGCTCCTGGCACAGGATGAGTTTGGCAATCTCTCCACTCCTTTCTCGTTGACGTTTACCCTCGATACGATCGCTCCTACAGTTCCGACGATCGCCCTGATTCCTGAAAGCGATAGTGGCAGTAGTCACCAGGATCGGGTAACCAAGGTCAATAACCCGATGATTCGCGGCGTTGCAGAAGCGGGAAGTTTGGTCATCATCTACCGTGATTATGGCACTGATAACGCGGGTAGAGCGGCTGTCTATGCCAATAGCAATGGCATCTGGCAAGCAGGATATGCAGACCTGACGGATGGGGTGCATACGTTTAAGGTTGAAGCTGGCGATGTGGCAGGGAATATTAGTGCGGTTTCGGATACCTTGAGTGTGACGATCGATACCGTCGCGCCAACCCTGACCATCAGCAGTTTGAGCAACAATGCCACATTGATGAATAACGCTCGGTTGGTGGGGAGTGCCAATGGCACTGGTAGTGTGATCGATTCGGTGTCGTACTACTTCGATACGTTGGCAACAGGACAATCGCCGATTTCAGTAACCGTGCAGGCAGATGGCGGTTTTGATGTGGCGATCGATTTTACGGGCATCAGCAACGGGGCGCATACCTTGACGGTGAAGGCGATCGACCTGGCAGGCAATGAGATTACGCTGCCACCCTACTCAATCACTGTGAATCGGGATCTGGATGCTCCCATCATTCTGGCTGAACTGGTAAATGATACGTCTCTTTACGGATACACCAACACGGATGGGATTACTTCAGATCCAACCGTTAGCGGAACTGTGACGAATGTCGATCAGGTCACGGTGTTACGGGCAGGGTTTGGCAACATCCAAACGGCTAATTTCATTGACATTACGGCACAACTTCAAGCCGATGGCAGTTTTACGCTGAACCAGGCACAGTTGGAAGCCATCTATGGGGGAACTCTTTCGCAGGGTGCCCATACCTTGCATTTGCAAGCAGAGGATGAACAGGGCAACCTTTCTGAGTTATTCGATCTGACGTTTAACCTCGATACCCAGGCACCGATCGCCCCCGTTAATCTCAGTTGGACAGCAGTTGGTACCACAGCAGTGAAGATTAGTGGCAGTGCGGAAGCGGGTGCTCTGGTCGAACTGTATGAAGGAACGGATCTGATTGCTGAAACCTATGCGGATGCAACGGGTAACTGGCGGGTGACGACCAGCCAACTGCGGAATGGGACGCATAGCCTGAGTGCGACAGCGACTGATTTGGCAGGCAACACCAGTCCAGCTTCGACAGCAACCTCTCTCTCCATCAATACACTCGTTCCGGCAATGCCCCAAGGAGTGCGGTTAATGGCAGCAACCGATAGCGGTCTGAGTAGTTCAGATGGCATTACCAGTGATGCAACCCCTACCGTGATGGGAACGGCTGAAGCTGGAGCTACGGTGCGGCTGTTGCGGGGACAACAACTGTTGGGACAGACGATCGCTGACGCGAATGGCGAGTGGTCAGTTGAGATCACGTCTGCCTTGCCAGCGGGGAACAATCTCCTGAGTGCGATCGCCCATAATGCGAATGGTGACAGTCAGGCGGCAACATTAATGGTGACGGTGGATGCAACGGCACCGACCGCACAAATCAAAACCCTGGCAGCAGATAGCAACAATCCGGTTGTCCTGGAAAATGGCGCAACCTTGACAATGGGCACTCGCTTAGTGGGGGCGATCGATGGCACCCTCTCAGCAGTGGCATCCTTGCGCTACCAGTTGGGTAATTTGCCAGAAGTGACGGTGCCCGTGGCAGAGAATGGGCTATTTCTGCGATCTCTGGACTTTGGTGGCTTAAGTGGCGTGCAAACGCTGACCATTACCTCTACCGATGTGGCAGGCAATGAAACGTCTCAATCCTATTCTGTGACGCTGAACACGACGGGAACTGGAGTGAATCTTAACCCTGTCTTGCTGGCACAACTGACGCAAAACACGGGCAATGCGACCGATGAGTGGACTTATCTTCCAGGGATTTCTGGGGTGGTTTCTGCTCCCAGTCCAATTACCGGATTGCAAGCAACCTTTGATCAGACAGCAAATGCAACGTTCCAGGATGTGACTGAGTTCTTGCATCCAGACGGAACCTTTACATTGAGTGAAGCAGCACTGGCAGCTTTAACTGAGGATGGATTAGCCGATGGCACGTACACCTTGCGCTTGAAACTGCTGACGGCAGACAACCAGATGGCAGAGAAATCGGTGCTGTTTAAGTTGGATCGCTCTGCACCAGAAACATCACTGCCGGATGTGATTGATGGGATTGCCTGGGAGCGGGGAATGCACTTGCAGGGCACGGTGCAGGACAATTTGAACGATGTGGAGGTGGTTTACGCGATCGAACGGACAAGTGATGGACAGTCGATCGCCCAACATTCCTTTACCGTGGCAGGTTCAACCAGTGGCACCGCATTTGATCAAGTGATCAGTGAACTGGCAGCGAATAATTCTGTCTTGCAGGATGAGGAAGTGTATAACCTGATCGTAACCAGTACGGATGTCGCAGGGAATTCCCAGCGCACCCGCTTCCAGTTCTTTGTTCCGGGTGATAGACGGGTAACTGATGACGACCAATGGACAGAGGACGATGATGGCGATCCGATGACTCCGATCAAAGACCGACGTCCGACCGATCCGAATGTTCAACCGACACCGGCGAACGTGAATACCTGGGGATATGTTGGCGGAGGCGGCAATTGGGGTTATTACGGTGGAGGTGGTTCCGGTGGCGGATGGACTCCTGGGTATGATGGCGGGTTAAATCCAGGGGATAAGGACGGGCAAAAGGGTCCGACTGGCTCGGGGTATGAGTATGAGTATGCCGAGAGCATCAATGCCATTGTCCATCAAGCAGTGGATTTCATCAGTACCAGCCCTGAGACGATTCACAAAAAAGGAGCATTGGATAACCGCCAGAACATTCTGCTGGAGATTGGCAGACGCTTGAATGATCTAATTCAAGCGGATGAGGATTTCACCAATGACCAGGCGTTGATTGAGTGGATGCGTCCAGCAATGGAGGGACTGTTTGCCGATGCTTATGACCCAACCGGAGCTACGGCAGGGGTGTTTGACAGCTTTGTGCCATGGGGAGGTGCCTGGTTAGCTCAGGGGCTGGTTCAAGATCCCCTCTCGGTGCGGGAGCAGGTGTTTCAGGCGACATTACTGGAGGTGGTGACGGAGGTCTTTAACGCCAAACAGATTGCGGTGACGCAGACGCAGCAGGGGGCATTGACCACAGCAGTGATGGAGTTGGCGAAGACCTATGCCTGGTTGAACCCAAACCCGGAAGCAACAGTGCCACCAGAGGATGAGGCGTTTGGCTTTTTGGATCTGCTGTGGCGGCTGCAAATTCCCGATGCGAATGGGCAGTTTAAGGGCAGTGGGGATATTGCGGCGGCGCTTCAGAAGGGTGTGAGTCAGTTGGGGCAATTGCTCGATGGGGTGGAAGATCCTGTGAGGGCGATTCAGTTTATCAATAACCTGATGCAGGCGGCGGCGAAGGTGCCTTCGTTAAAGAATGATTTGAAGGATGCTCGGCTCCTGAGAGAATTGATGGAGTTTGGGTTTGAGTTTGTCAAGTCAAATCCGACTGTAAACCAGAGTGCTACAGATGCAGCCGTTCAGGGCTTTTTAGATCGGCTCTGGCGGGGGGATGCCCAGCAGGTGAAGCAAGCCCAAAGTGGATTGAGTGCGTTCTTCAGTGGGATGGATACAGGAGCGGAACGAATCAAGGGATTAGACTTTGCGGTCAACTTGTTGGATGCAGCAGAACTATTGCAGGGCGAAGGGCTAGAAAGGCAGAAGCATGACCCAGTATTTCTGGATGCCTTGATGGGACTAGGTGGAGCTTATACTGCTCTTAATCCTTATGCAGCGGCAGGTGTAGAGAATACAGGACTATTCTTGAATACATTGTGGCAATCTCAGAGTATACAAAAAGGAACTCAAGAGATAGCCCAGTTTTTTGAAAACTTCAGTGATCCTGACTCACGCACAGCCCTTCTTCAGTTCGAGCGCAACCTTCTTACAGCTTTCCACCAACCGCTAGAACTACAAGAACAAATGCGTGATGCTTCCTTCGTTTCTCAGGTAATAAACTTTGGAAGCGATTACTCAGGGCTGAGAGCTTTAGAAGCCATACCCGAAGTAAATGAGGATCGTTACCCATTTGTCTACGCACTTTTACACGCCGATGACGAACCACTGAGAGAGATAGCTAATGTTTTGGCAGAAACAGCCGTTAGGGCTTTATCTGCGGCAGGGTGGAGGTTTTGCTTCTTTCTCTTTAGTGGACAACTTCTTGAACAAACAGTCAGGGTATCACGTAGTTGCTTTGGAGATAATAGGAATGTTTTTCAATGCTTTGATGCTACATTTAATCTTTTAAAGACACTTTTAGAGTTTAGACGTTGCTTAAGAGATTTTGATGATGGCAATCCTAGTCACAAGATTTCTCCAAATGATCCTACATTGCTTAAGATTGATCAATTGATAAAGCGATTAAGTGATTGGGTTCAGCACAGATGA
- a CDS encoding recombinase family protein — MRLFGYARVSTSQQSLDIQVEALKQAGVKPNRIFTDKGSGSHTKREGLNLLRIKVEKGDVVLVKTLDRLGRDTVDMIQLITEFDQMGVAIRFLQEGISTEGSMGQMVVTILAAVAQAERRRILERTNEGRVEAKAKGVKFGRKRHIDRQKVLTLKSQGLGATTIAKQLGIGRSTVYLILKES, encoded by the coding sequence TTGAGGCTTTTTGGTTATGCGCGAGTATCCACCAGTCAGCAGTCACTAGACATCCAGGTGGAAGCGTTGAAGCAGGCAGGGGTAAAGCCCAACCGAATTTTTACCGACAAGGGATCTGGGAGCCACACAAAGCGTGAAGGCTTGAACTTGTTACGGATCAAGGTCGAAAAGGGGGATGTCGTTTTGGTCAAAACCTTAGATCGGCTTGGACGCGATACCGTTGACATGATCCAACTCATTACAGAATTTGATCAGATGGGTGTCGCCATTCGGTTCTTACAGGAAGGTATCAGTACCGAAGGGTCTATGGGACAGATGGTTGTCACGATTCTTGCGGCTGTCGCCCAAGCTGAACGCCGGCGTATTTTAGAGCGAACCAATGAAGGACGAGTTGAAGCCAAGGCCAAAGGGGTGAAATTTGGGCGTAAACGTCACATTGATCGGCAAAAGGTACTGACCTTGAAATCACAAGGACTGGGGGCAACTACCATCGCAAAACAATTAGGTATCGGACGATCAACGGTGTACCTGATTCTCAAAGAGTCTTAG
- a CDS encoding Tn3 family transposase: MTTPENFLSKRQRYQPIALPQSFSDEQMVRDWTLSEADKEAVNEYRKSTRVFIAIQLCSVRLYGRFLNQVHDLSPHISNYLGQQLALPPSLAIEVPERKATYTEHRHNILKHLGFQKFDEAVQTKLETWLEQQAHLGLLPEDLFLQTEHYLLAQRVLLPGPSVLERFIIRICSTVHQHLFEVVSQQLSPELRQAIDQLLKVSEGEQRSYFHQLKTYPPAATISSLQSYLERYQTVTATGIDYFKGQMLTPAFLDYWFKLAKRYSATDLKRFADHKRYTLMACFLLETRKVLLDHLVKMHDQYLTDMCRKAKNSYEQKHRELRQRQKKAVDIVLEANHYLLDWPLEQPLLKAEFWQLVDEDEFRSALENLQAFKRLEETGYGDLLLARYPSLRKYFAQFIHLPFAAEHGNGDLIEAIGLVRQLDAGNLKKLPKTAPAAFVPQELRRALKNQTGALNRNAWEVGLALAIKDALRSGDLYLTQSKHHVSFWNFMLSETRWQQIRTSSFEELQQPPKHEVKTVLPQQFHEAIAQAKEQFPFDNFAEIVDGKLKLRRYDKVAVPDAVATLQKVIDSRLPSIRIEQLLMEVDQLTHFSRHFTPIQGESKPSHFYRTLMATLISQATNLGVVSMSASVKGTSINMLRRVLHYFIREETLTAANAELVNRHHELPLSAVHGSGTLSSSDAQRFGIRASSLLASYYPRYYGYYEKAIGIYTHVSDQYSVFSTKVISCSPREALYVLDGLLENNTILRIREHTTDTHGYTEIIFALCHLLGFYFMPRIRDLKDQQLYKVDRNHDYGVFTPLLTKTADLNIIEEQWEEMIRVATSLKQRTAPANVIVQRLTNSFPADRLSKAFTHLGRILKTQYILRYLTEPSLRQTVQRQLNKGEYRHKLPRRVFFADQGEFTTGDYEEIMNKASCLSLVSNAILYWNTIKINEIVESLRAQGELIEAETLSHISLLPFRHVVPNGTYFIDDL, from the coding sequence ATGACTACACCGGAAAACTTTCTATCCAAGCGTCAGCGCTATCAGCCGATCGCTTTGCCACAAAGCTTTTCAGATGAGCAGATGGTCAGGGACTGGACTCTCTCAGAGGCGGACAAGGAGGCGGTGAATGAATATCGCAAGAGTACTCGTGTGTTCATTGCCATCCAGCTTTGCTCAGTCCGTCTGTACGGTCGGTTCCTCAATCAAGTTCATGATCTGTCGCCTCACATTAGCAATTATCTGGGGCAACAGTTGGCTTTACCGCCCTCGCTGGCGATTGAGGTTCCAGAACGCAAAGCCACCTATACCGAACATCGACACAACATCCTCAAACACCTGGGGTTTCAGAAGTTTGATGAGGCTGTTCAAACAAAGCTCGAAACTTGGTTAGAGCAACAGGCTCACCTGGGACTGCTCCCTGAGGACCTGTTCCTCCAAACTGAGCATTATCTTTTAGCGCAACGCGTTCTCCTGCCAGGACCATCTGTTCTGGAGCGGTTCATCATCCGCATTTGCTCTACTGTCCATCAGCACCTCTTCGAGGTTGTCTCTCAACAACTCTCACCTGAGTTGCGTCAGGCCATTGACCAGTTGCTCAAAGTCTCTGAAGGTGAGCAACGCTCCTACTTCCATCAGCTCAAAACCTATCCACCAGCAGCCACGATCTCATCACTGCAATCCTATCTGGAACGCTACCAAACTGTTACAGCAACAGGCATTGATTATTTTAAGGGGCAAATGTTGACCCCGGCTTTCCTCGACTATTGGTTTAAGCTGGCAAAACGCTACAGTGCCACGGATCTCAAGCGGTTTGCTGACCACAAGCGCTACACCCTCATGGCGTGCTTTCTGCTAGAAACTCGCAAGGTTTTACTGGATCACCTGGTTAAGATGCATGACCAATACCTCACGGATATGTGCCGCAAGGCCAAGAATAGCTACGAACAAAAGCACCGCGAATTGCGTCAGCGACAGAAGAAGGCTGTTGATATCGTGCTGGAGGCCAATCACTACCTGCTGGATTGGCCTCTAGAGCAACCCCTGTTAAAGGCAGAATTTTGGCAATTGGTTGACGAGGATGAATTTCGTAGCGCTCTGGAGAACCTGCAAGCATTCAAACGTCTTGAAGAAACGGGATACGGGGATTTGCTCTTAGCCCGTTACCCCAGTTTGCGGAAGTACTTTGCTCAATTCATTCACCTCCCTTTTGCTGCTGAGCATGGCAATGGCGACCTGATAGAAGCCATCGGGCTGGTTCGGCAACTGGATGCCGGCAACCTCAAAAAACTACCCAAAACGGCACCAGCAGCTTTTGTCCCTCAAGAGTTGCGGCGTGCGCTCAAAAATCAGACTGGAGCCCTTAATCGCAATGCTTGGGAAGTGGGACTGGCTTTAGCGATCAAGGATGCGTTGCGCTCTGGTGATCTCTATTTGACTCAAAGTAAGCACCATGTTTCGTTTTGGAACTTCATGCTCAGCGAGACCCGTTGGCAACAGATACGCACATCCTCGTTTGAGGAACTGCAACAGCCACCCAAACACGAGGTCAAAACGGTTCTCCCTCAACAGTTCCACGAGGCGATCGCCCAGGCAAAGGAGCAATTTCCGTTCGACAATTTTGCCGAGATTGTCGATGGCAAGCTCAAGTTGAGACGCTACGACAAAGTGGCTGTCCCAGATGCCGTTGCCACCTTGCAAAAGGTGATTGATTCACGCTTACCCTCAATCCGCATTGAACAGTTGCTGATGGAGGTTGACCAACTCACACACTTCAGTCGTCACTTTACGCCGATCCAAGGCGAGTCTAAACCATCACATTTCTACAGAACACTAATGGCGACTTTGATTTCTCAAGCAACCAACCTGGGGGTGGTCTCTATGAGTGCCAGTGTGAAAGGAACCTCGATCAATATGCTCCGACGGGTGCTTCATTACTTTATCCGGGAGGAGACCTTAACGGCAGCGAATGCCGAACTGGTGAATCGGCATCACGAACTACCCTTGAGTGCTGTACATGGGTCTGGAACGCTGTCATCATCTGACGCACAACGCTTTGGCATTCGCGCCAGTAGTCTGTTGGCCTCCTATTACCCGCGCTACTACGGCTATTACGAAAAGGCGATTGGCATCTACACCCATGTCTCTGATCAATACTCAGTCTTCAGTACCAAAGTGATTTCTTGCAGTCCCCGTGAAGCTTTGTATGTCCTGGATGGGCTACTGGAAAACAACACGATCCTCAGAATCCGCGAGCATACGACGGACACTCATGGCTACACCGAGATCATCTTTGCACTGTGTCACTTATTGGGCTTCTATTTCATGCCACGCATCCGGGATTTGAAGGACCAGCAGCTTTATAAAGTCGATAGAAACCATGATTATGGGGTCTTCACGCCCTTGCTAACGAAAACGGCTGATCTCAACATTATTGAGGAACAGTGGGAGGAGATGATTCGGGTGGCCACTTCCCTCAAGCAACGCACAGCACCTGCGAATGTGATTGTTCAGAGGCTCACCAATAGTTTCCCAGCCGACCGGCTGTCGAAGGCATTTACCCATCTCGGTCGTATCCTCAAAACTCAATATATCTTGCGCTATCTCACCGAGCCCAGTCTGCGGCAGACGGTGCAACGCCAGCTCAACAAGGGCGAATACCGACACAAGCTGCCACGTCGGGTTTTCTTTGCTGATCAAGGCGAGTTTACGACGGGGGATTACGAGGAGATTATGAATAAGGCCAGCTGCTTGAGTCTGGTTTCCAATGCGATCCTCTACTGGAACACCATCAAGATCAACGAAATCGTCGAAAGCCTTAGGGCACAAGGGGAACTGATTGAGGCTGAAACCCTATCTCACATCTCTTTGCTCCCCTTCAGGCATGTCGTGCCGAATGGAACGTATTTCATTGATGACCTATAG